The following are encoded together in the Bos indicus isolate NIAB-ARS_2022 breed Sahiwal x Tharparkar chromosome 27, NIAB-ARS_B.indTharparkar_mat_pri_1.0, whole genome shotgun sequence genome:
- the AGA gene encoding N(4)-(beta-N-acetylglucosaminyl)-L-asparaginase, which yields MAWKPGLLPLLLLLLGPAPARSFGQLPLVLNTWPFRNATMAAWKTLAAGGSALDAVESGCATCEQQQCDGSVGFGGSPDESGETTLDAMIMDGTTMNVGAVGDLRRIKNAIGVARKVLEHTTHTLLAGEAATKFAESMGFINEDLSTNVSQALHSDWRARNCQPNYWKNVIPDSSKYCGPYKPPTVLKRDGITYEDTAQSYGHDTIGMVVIHKTGNIAAGTSTNGIKFKIPGRIGDSPIPGSGAYADDMVGAAAATGDGDILMRFVPSYQAVEYMRRGENPTTACEKVISRIQKYFPKFFGAVICANVTGSYGAACNKLSTFTQFPFMVYNPLKSAPTEEKVDCI from the exons ATGGCGTGGAAGCCGGGTCTTCTGccgttgctgctgttgctgctcgGCCCAGCCCCGGCGCGCAGCTTCGGCCAGCTGCCCTTGGTCCTCAACACTTGGCCTTTCAGGAATGCAACCATGGCAG CGTGGAAGACGTTGGCGGCCGGAGGTTCCGCCCTGGACGCGGTTGAGAGTGGCTGCGCGACCTGcgagcagcagcagtgtgacgGCAGCGTGGGCTTCGGGGGCAGCCCGGACGAGTCGGGGGAGACCACGCTGGACGCCATGATCATGGACGG CACTACCATGAACGTGGGAGCAGTCGGAGACCTTAGACGAATTAAAAACGCCATTGGCGTGGCGCGCAAAGTCCTGGAACACACGACACACACGCTGTtggcaggagaggcag CCACTAAGTTTGCCGAAAGCATGGGCTTTATCAATGAGGATTTATCCACCAACGTTTCTCAGGCTCTTCATTCAGACTGGCGTGCTCGAAATTGCCAACCAAATTACTGGAAA AATGTTATACCAGATTCTTCAAAATACTGTGGACCCTACAAACCACCTACTGTCTTAAAACGAGATGGTATCACCTACGAAGATACAGCACAGAGTTACGGTCATGATACTATTG gcATGGTCGTCATCCATAAGACAGGAAATATTGCTGCTGGTACATCTACAAAtggtataaaattcaaaatacctGG CCGAATAGGAGACTCaccgatccctgggtctggggccTACGCTGACGACATGGTGGGAGCCGCGGCAGCCACGGGCGACGGGGACATCCTGATGCGCTTCGTCCCAAG CTATCAAGCTGTAGAATATATGAGAAGAGGAGAAAATCCAACCACAGCGTGTGAAAAAGTGATCTCAAGAATCCAGAAGTATTTTCCCAAATTCTTTGGGGCTGTGATATGTGCTAACGTGACCGGAAGTTATG GTGCTGCTTGCAATAAACTTTCAACATTTACTCAGTTTCCATTCATGGTTTATAATCCTCTAAAAAGTGCGCCAACTGAGGAAAAAGTAGACTGCATCTAA